The proteins below come from a single Papaver somniferum cultivar HN1 chromosome 11, ASM357369v1, whole genome shotgun sequence genomic window:
- the LOC113320569 gene encoding peroxidase P7-like: MASSFPSMFVVILSLLLVFFSGSSRAQLSTTYYSKTCPNVLTKVKSAVQSAISKEKRAGAALLRLHFHDCFVNGCDGSVLLDDTSSFTGEKNANPNKNSARGFDVVDDIKTEVEKACPGVVSCADILAIAARDSVTILGGRSWNVKLGRRDATTASQSAANNGIPQPTSSLSTLISDFSNVGLSTKDMIALSGAHTIGQARCTSFRARIYNETNIDSSFATTRKNNCPSGSSGDDNFAPLDVQTPTTFDNNYFKNLVDKKGILHSDQVLFDGGSTDSQVRTYSNNPSTFSADFAAAMIKMGDISPLTGSNGEIRKNCRKAN, encoded by the exons ATGGcttcttcttttccttccatGTTCGTAGTAATACTATCTCTTCTCCTTGTGTTCTTCTCTGGCAGTTCTCGTGCTCAACTATCCACTACTTACTACTCCAAAACTTGTCCTAATGTCCTTACTAAAGTGAAATCTGCCGTTCAGTCTGCAATATCAAAAGAAAAGCGAGCTGGCGCTGCGCTCCTTCGCTTACATTTCCATGACTGCTTTGTTAAT GGATGTGATGGATCAGTATTACTTGACGACACTTCAAGTTTCACGGGTGAGAAGAACGCAAACCCTAATAAGAATTCTGCGAGAGGATTCGATGTGGTGGATGACATAAAAACAGAAGTTGAGAAAGCTTGCCCCGGGGTTGTTTCATGTGCTGATATCTTAGCCATTGCAGCTCGAGACTCCGTAACCATT CTTGGAGGACGTAGTTGGAATGTAAAACTTGGAAGACGAGATGCAACAACTGCTAGCCAGTCTGCTGCGAATAATGGAATTCCTCAACCAACTTCAAGCCTTAGTACTCTTATTTCAGACTTCTCAAATGTTGGTCTATCTACTAAAGACATGATTGCTTTATCTG GTGCACATACAATTGGACAAGCAAGGTGTACAAGTTTCAGAGCAAGAATATACAATGAAACAAACATAGATAGTTCATTCGCAACAACAAGGAAAAACAATTGTCCAAGTGGATCATCAGGAGATGATAACTTTGCACCTTTGGATGTCCAAACACCAACAACCTTCGACAATAATTATTTCAAAAATCTTGTTGACAAGAAAGGTATTCTTCATTCCGATCAAGTATTATTCGATGGTGGATCTACAGATTCACAAGTACGTACTTATAGTAACAATCCAAGCACATTTAGTGCTGATTTTGCCGCTGCTATGATTAAGATGGGTGATATTAGTCCACTTACTGGTTCTAATGGAGAGATTAGAAAGAATTGCAGGAAAGCTAATTAA